Part of the Solanum pennellii chromosome 10, SPENNV200 genome is shown below.
ttataagtggcaAGATTTTAAGTTCAAAGTTAGATTACGAAAATTTCCTtcaccaattttttaaattaaaaaatattttattaattttaaaattaaattaataatgacAATTAAACTAGACCAAATACATGATTAGATGTTACAACTtatcattttccatttcttaACAAATTTGATTGTTAAAATTTTTTAGCTTCTACCATTAAACACATTCATGCACAAACCTTTCATGTACTTAATTTCTCCCTTTAtaaattggataaaaaatattaatccacCACACTTTGTGTTTCATCATCTAATAGTTCTTCTGTAAGGAGTATCTTTTTATTggtcattatttttcttattgatttgtgccttcgttcattttttattttcatagttGTTGGAGAAACACATAATCTAATAgttcttgtaatatttttttattggtcactatttttattattggtttgTGTccttcattcattttattatttttaatgatagtTAAAGTATTTATGTCCCAAGAAATTTCAGCCTTTGGACTTAGTTCTAGCCTTACAAGTTGCTCATCATtgaccaaaaatattattgatatttAAGTTCTAAACAGAAAgtaaacactaaaaaaatttattctatATGCACAAAAAAACATATAGGAGTACGTCAGACAATGTTGAGCAATGTTATATCTTCGGcctaaataaattataacagTAACAGAGGTCAAACGTGCAAGGCACGTTTCTAGAactagttaaataaaaaaaagagatattaGTTTAGAAACAAACTAAAGTAAGATAATTAAATTGTGACAAATGAAGTACTTCCACACACAAAAAAGAAGCAAATCAGGCACAGTAGTAGAAAGAGTATCAAATATGGTTCGATTTGGATCGGtttttatttgagaaaagaTCAAACTAAATCATCTATgtcaatttatttataaatacaaTTGATTTTAAAGTGTTTGTTAAACATCCCAAATGAAAATTTAACTAATATTAGTCAAAAGTTCACATGTAACTACTCTGAATTTTAGcaatatttacataaatgaGAACCGCTAAGTAggtttagaaatagaaaacaaacGAGGTTTGTAGTTGGATGATACTTCATTGAATGAAGTTAATGACTTTTGATCTAACAACTAACCCAcattagtaatttttttctgAACTTTTGCTAGCTACAAACCTCTTCTAAACATTCCATAAGTCAAAATTTCATGTGAATGTGCTTAACTATGCGTTGGTTGTAAGTGtaactaataaaaaatgttatcaTTTTTGTACTATAAATACACCCTTTAGCATCTCAATCAAACATAGTCAACACATCAATTTTTCCTTTAACATTTTTGGCAAAAGAGCTCATTTGCCTTAGCATAGTGATTCCAATGGGGCTTCATGAGTCCCTTTTTGGCAGAGTCTCCTCTGtttctttgttattatttgCAGTGAGCTTCTGCTATGCTGATGATAAGACAGTTCAGGTTGTTGGATTTGGGGAATGCGCTGATTGCAAAGAGAGTAACATAGACACCATTCATGCTTTTTTAGGTACGTAATCATTAAAATCAAAAAACAATCTCATgcaaaaatgtaaaagaaaaaatttgcaTACAATAGACCTAATGTGGTCTAGACATTTCTTGAACTCTGTGCATAGTGGAGCTTTGTGCACCTGACTGCTTTTACAGTACTGGtaccactagtttgagggttgTAAAACTCTGTATTCTTCGTTTGAAATCCTAAATCTTACTCTGACTATAACGATTCTTTCTTTCAGGGCTTGGTGTTACCATCACTTGCAGGAATGCAAATGGAGAGAAAAATACAAGAGGAGAGGGAAAACTAGACAAAGACGGAAAATTCGTGGTGTTACTTCCTAAAGAGATGGTGAAAGATGGGAAATTGAGAGAAGATTGTTTTGCAAAACTCCATAGTGCATCAGCTACACCATGTCCAACACACAATGGCATAGAAGCCTCAAAAATTGTATTCACTAATTCAGAAAACAATGATAAACAGACATTGAAACCACTTGAAAATCTAAAATTCTCAACAACCTTATGCACCTCTGCTTTCCTTTGGCCATTCTTCAAGTGTCCACCATTTCCAAAAATTCCACCTTTTCCCTTATTCAAAAATCCACTTATACCTCCAATTCCAATCCTCAAAAAACCACCTCTACCTCCAATTCCAACCTACACTAAGCCACCTCTACCTTTAATCCCACCAATGTTGAAAAAATCATTCCCTGAGATACCAATCTTTCAAAAACCATTGTTCCCACCTTCTCTTACTCAGCCATAGGAGGgctttaaaaagaataatacacAGACATATAGGCGGATTCAAGATTTGAAATTAGTTGGTGTGCCTTTTAATGTATGTGCGTGTTTTAAAATCGTTTAATAAAACTTCTATTTACATATATAGTTCGAGTTGAAAGTAACAAGTCCACATTTACTATTGCATATGTACTGAAATCAATGTCAAACTTTCTACTGTATGAAATAGTATAAGTGAAGGATGATGGTGCTTGAGAATGTCAAACCATGAAAGATAAAGGCAAATGGTTAAAAAAAGAGAAGGATTGACATAGTTAATGGAGTGGTGAATTAATAGAAATGTGTTACTTATCTAGTTGTCTGTTCATACAGATTATTAACATTCATAAGTAACCGGTATATGGGTTGTGGTGTTGTGGTGAAACTACTTCACCCATAAttagaggttttgggttcaagTCTTGGGTATGTATAAAATCATATTGGAAACGTCATCCCACATGgctgttgttcatcttgtattccaaacatatttagaacaaaactttgaacatctttgtaataaaacaaagtttaagaacattttcacaactagaaaattaaaactagtagcgaaactaaaatcagaaacaaatttttttaaaaaaatatatgaaatatttttcttaaagaagaattgtttttaatatgtgtctaaagaatcttactgattccaacaaactttgcagaaacacgaagttaccaagtttaatgaaccagtgaagaacaaaagaatagaagaactgaaattaattcacaaatctaaagtttgtaaaacacgtaccagaatctggaaaatttttaataggaaaaagatcaagcccactgaattcacagtgtccccttaaggaaattattcccctctagtatccgaggtttgatttggaatatgacctcccagggaaaaatgatctcaatcaccagagtatagataccaaaaactccggtgtcagtgaaccactcaacggcagtaaagtacacttagaatactagatttagtagttgaagaagaagtccatgaattctttattaaaatgagaggaaatccctcaatttatagaaaacaaaggaaggtgcgaaaaggttcttattgtgccttaccggaaaggtcacaaacctttggaaaagtcacaatctttcagaatgGTCATCAcccttcataaaagtcacaacttttcataagagtcacaacttttcataaaaaaattgcaacttttcataaaagtcacaacttttcatcaaagtcgcaacatttcataaaagtcacaactcttcataaaagttgcaactcttcgttttccattcacaccttttttaaaatccaacaatcccccgcatgaatggggaaATGACTCGAAGACAAAGAAacggacaagtatgtgtactttacaagcaagaattaattgcatctggataagtaggtttccccttggactttccgtagtgaacatatgtcggatatactcggtcaatcggtagatgcgatatctttgaaccgtcgaactttggtgtatacctagacaaccatatgtcacacaattaaccctttaccatttatggttcttacggttgtgttcgttttagccatgaacacctcctggtttcatgagtgtatagagagatgggcttttgacaatcatcttctttgaagcgACTTatacttcacactcacataggtgatttctaaccgtgttatcgcgtagatacactatttggtcaactctgccaaacttagcaaatcattaaaaccattaagctttattaactcattaataagccttaatgttgtatcattgtccctgagcattgtcttcatcatgagaatggattgagtttattgacaatgccgaaccgtcattcacaactttatttttctccttgaatctagctcttgggatctccagtctgctagatagagttaccgccatgatgacttgtcctaagccgtaaattcattcccttagatgatcttttaactttctctctagttaggcctttttataagtggatccgacacattatcctttgactttacatagtcaattctgataatttCACTAaagagtagttttctaacaatatcatgtctatgtcgtatatgacgagactttccgttatacgtcatgctccatgccctacctattgcatcttgactgtgaaagtgtatgcatactaatgccaatggtttgggccaaaatagaatatctatcaagaaattccggagtcttttaacttattcaccgaccttatctagagcacctagctcaaagatcattgtagagctagcgatacatgtctcttttgaaatatttctaagagactgctcctctaccaatagtaaatacatatccactcgtgaattttacttcattcttccgatgattcaatttgcatcactatatctttcaatattgttggatattgttataatgcaagacatagttttaagtattattttaaatactccaaaactctatttattgtcatctaataaatttatttcgGATCACTTGTGAACGgactcattttaaaataacaaatgttatatctgatcgcacacactatatgatatacatcatgcttcccaaaaatctagcacaatccaatcgtgagtcacttttgttttcactcttttgaaatgcaaagctcacatttattggacacttgacaatattgacatccaaatatttgaactagttaagtaccttttcaatacAATGAGGCctgaaaatgctaaacattatggagttctacgaattcttatacctaagatcgcattagcaactccaataatttccattccacttgctttatagcgcatacgtttagtagcatttatgtcattagtgtctctattgatgatcaacatatcaccaatatacaaacaaacaatgaccttatgattttaatgtgaacacatttatcacttccatcattcttcaatccatttgccgacatggtttgattgaattatgtcattgttttggtgcttccataatgtgacttaacaagttcacatactttcttttatttaccagataccacaaaaccctcgggttgttccatgtaaatttctttctccaattctacatttaagaaagttcttttcacattcatttgatgaatttggaggtcatataccacagtaataatttttgcatccgaatggatgtaattctaattactaacgagtatatatatcgacaagatca
Proteins encoded:
- the LOC107001841 gene encoding proline-rich protein 4-like, coding for MGLHESLFGRVSSVSLLLFAVSFCYADDKTVQVVGFGECADCKESNIDTIHAFLGLGVTITCRNANGEKNTRGEGKLDKDGKFVVLLPKEMVKDGKLREDCFAKLHSASATPCPTHNGIEASKIVFTNSENNDKQTLKPLENLKFSTTLCTSAFLWPFFKCPPFPKIPPFPLFKNPLIPPIPILKKPPLPPIPTYTKPPLPLIPPMLKKSFPEIPIFQKPLFPPSLTQP